In the Arachis ipaensis cultivar K30076 chromosome B10, Araip1.1, whole genome shotgun sequence genome, one interval contains:
- the LOC107620061 gene encoding protein FAR-RED IMPAIRED RESPONSE 1-like: MSDVDIAHMESMRQVGISIPKIYESIAAQVGGFNLVPFTKRDMYNEVRRQRAMENGDVNAALRVLEGAAQTDEKLYWRYEVSEGQHMYDLFWSDGRSQDDYKVFGDVLAFDATYGQYKYNLPVIVFSGINHHNQTCVFATAMVSCESIASYVWVLRNLLECMGGKAPTAVITNGDRSMRVAIQEVFPNAHHRLCAWHLLKNATVNVCKPQFTSLFRHCMLADVEVEEFELLWDAMLEECGVRELERVKDVYEKKSSWATAYIRGKFYDGLRTTSRYFLRNNEEELDFRSSYGMPVFKRSSWRYRESLKRCVRVTILECIEGEDRCVYVTQKYRRPNSRWDVVHMKRKEEFFCSCLRMESFGLPCVHILAILVRLDIDSLPKSLVLARWSKAAKEDLCYELLSSQYGDAGVLYWSRLGAFLQHCKRLAKAACIRDEDFRQYLAKVVEDTCLLEKTNGLRVAVFGTGVSNSGGRVRDPVSVRTKGTECGNEPLGSRGIKRCKCSTCGCLGHRRTRCPNTPPTSAP, translated from the exons ATGTCTGATGTTGATATTGCACACATGGAAAGCATGAGGCAAGTTGGGATATCAATTCCAAAGATCTATGAGTCTATTGCTGCACAGGTGGGTGGTTTTAATTTGGTTCCATTTACAAAGCGAGATATGTACAACGAGGTTAGGCGACAAAGGGCGATGGAGAATGGTGACGTGAATGCTGCGTTGAGGGTTTTGGAGGGTGCAGCCCAGACGGATGAGAAATTGTATTGGAGGTACGAGGTTAGTGAGGGGCAGCACATGTACGATCTATTTTGGAGTGATGGACGAAGCCAGGATGATTATAAAGTATTTGGAGATGTACTAGCATTCGATGCAACTTACGGGCAGTACAAGTACAATCTGCCAGTAATTGTTTTTTCTGGGATTAATCATCACAACCAGACCTGTGTATTTGCAACTGCGATGGTTTCATGCGAATCAATTGCATCATATGTATGGGTTTTAAGAAATTTATTGGAATGCATGGGGGGTAAAGCACCCACAGCGGTGATAACTAATGGCGATCGATCAATGCGCGTAGCTATTCAGGAAGTGTTTCCTAATGCTCACCACCGCTTATGCGCTTGGCACCTCCTGAAGAATGCGACGGTTAATGTGTGTAAACCCCAATTCACATCGTTGTTTAGACATTGCATGCTTGCCGATGTTGAGGTTGAGGAGTTTGAGTTGCTTTGGGATGCCATGCTGGAGGAGTGTGGGGTTAGGGAGTTAGAGCGGGTCAAGGACGTATACGAGAAGAAGTCTTCATGGGCAACTGCTTACATACGGGGCAAGTTTTATGATGGGCTCCGCACAACATCTCGGT ACTTTTTGAGGAACAATGAAGAAGAGCTTGACTTCCGATCATCGTACGGGATGCCAGTCTTCAAACGCAGTTCCTGGA GATATCGTGAGTCACTTAAAAGGTGTGTTCGGGTCACCATATTGGAGTGCATCGAAGGTGAGGATAGGTGTGTGTATGTGACACAGAAGTATAGAAGACCGAATTCACGGTGGGATGTGGTTCATATGAAAAGGAAAGAGGAGTTTTTTTGCAGTTGCTTGAGGATGGAGTCATTCGGTTTGCCTTGTGTTCACATACTAGCAATTTTGGTTAGGTTAGACATTGATTCCCTTCCTAAAAGTCTGGTGTTGGCGCGGTGGTCCAAAGCAGCGAAGGAAGATCTTTGTTACGAACTGTTAAGCAGCCAATATGGTGATGCGGGTGTTTTGTATTGGAGTAGATTGGGTGCATTCCTCCAGCACTGCAAGCGGTTAGCAAAAGCAGCATGTATTAGGGATGAGGACTTCAGGCAGTATTTAGCTAAGGTTGTAGAGGATACGTGCTTGCTTGAAAAAACAAATGGACTACGAGTTGCAGTTTTTGGGACCGGAGTTAGCAACAGTGGGGGAAGGGTTAGGGATCCTGTTAGTGTCAGGACAAAAGGCACAGAATGTGGTAATGAACCTCTTGGGTCTAGGGGTATCAAGCGGTGTAAGTGCAGCACATGTGGTTGTCTTGGTCATCGAAGGACCCGCTGTCCCAATACTCCACCGACATCAGCACCGTGA
- the LOC107624392 gene encoding uncharacterized protein LOC107624392, with the protein MTKPAKLPKLERIEMTCLGRPASLMTHDMQVLMQDSVTQSCLKRTVLKQAARGCGRGRRNNRVDPTEPRIPKTYEMVFRPFNNMGLSLQECKLTAYIFGKELPLEEILFKYSFFDLPRALFMSLAPPHTPCLDARKSKTPRAWYLPTNFATDVLLDTPVSEMAQHYQPKWMHETNQLEHVYVPVWEAIDMCYMLLLDVKAARLYVLDVSRSPESIVRREANMQRICHVLGKIFSVDKNIVNFRHTNPDPFNWGSF; encoded by the exons ATGACCAAACCTGCTAAGCTGCCGAAACTGGAGCGCATTGAGATGACATGTTTAGGCAGGCCAGCATCCTTAATGACACACGACATGCAGGTGCTGATGCAGGATTCTGTTACCCAAAGTTGTCTGAAGAGGACCGTCCTCAAGCAGGCCGCACGAGGCTGCGGGCGTGGCCGTCGCAACAACCGAGTTGATCCCACTGAACCCAGAATCCCAAAG ACGTACGAAATGGTGTTCAGGCCATTTAACAATATGGGACTCTCGTTGCAGGAGTGCAAGTTAACGGCATACATTTTCGGCAAAGAACTTCCACTTGA GGAGATCTTGTTTAAGTATTCATTCTTCGATTTGCCTCGGGCTCTTTTCATGTCACTGGCCCCCCCACATACCCCATGTCTTGAT GCACGCAAGAGCAAGACTCCCCGTGCCTGGTATCTTCCAACTAACTTCGCAACGGATGTCCTGCTTGACACCCCAGTTAGTGAGATGGCCCAACATTACCAGCCAAAGTGGATGCATGAGACAAACCAACTGGAACAC GTCTATGTGCCTGTTTGGGAGGCCATCGATATGTGCTATATGCTGTTGTTGGATGTCAAGGCTGCAAGATTGTACGTTCTAGATGTAAGCAGAAGTCCTGAGAGTATTGTCCGTCGAGAGGCTAACATGCAGCGCATA TGCCATGTCCTAGGGAAAATCTTCTCAGTGGACAAGAACATTGTCAACTTCAGACACACAAATCCAGACCCTTTTAATTGGGGATCCTTCTAG
- the LOC107620062 gene encoding uncharacterized protein LOC107620062, with the protein MAGQTSPDYYCVFNGWIPGIYTSLEELLEQINEFDDCCWEKYQTLALAEQAWLSFFGGGDAEEGKRRIQLGEAPDAVETDDYRDKQRLALRALHARFHQFQYDLANNPERRDLVPETPPNEPLLHQSMRSYLAMACEKLDIPGPIYRILNQRYPDGCTCYQHLVSVVPPSSFEALVVIGPIAFNPTISIEDAARLCIREICKKEDCYVLDYNYDLVGMWKQKYIQLCKETCTLKARLKDVTDSKVALQERIFTIDGLRHGRCGGQTSNR; encoded by the exons ATGGCTGGTCAAACCTCACCAGATTACTACTGTGTCTTCAACGGATGGATCCCCGGGATATACACATCCTTGGAAGAACTTCTTGAGCAGATTAATGAGTTCGACGACTGTTGCTGGGAAAAATACCAGACATTAGCCCTGGCGGAGCAGGCATGGCTTTCTTTCTTTGGCGGTGGAGACGCCGAAGAGGGCAAGAGACGCATACAACTTGGGGAAGCACCGGACGCCGTTGAGACCGATGACTATCGCGACAAGCAGAGGCTTGCCTTGAGAGCCTTGCATGCAAGGTTCCACCAGTTTCAATACGACTTAGCAAATAACCCAGAAC GTCGTGACCTAGTTCCGGAGACTCCGCCGAATGAGCCATTGCTTCACCAAAGCATGAGATCCTACCTAGCCATGGCTTGCGAGAAGCTGGACATTCCTGGCCCCATATATAGGATCCTCAACCAAAGATACCCTGATGGTTGTACTTGCTATCAACATCTCGTTTCCGTCGTCCCTCCTTCATCATTTGAAGCCCTGGTAGTTATCGGACCTATAGCTTTCAACCCGACCATCTCCATCGAGGACGCTGCTCGGCTATGCATTCGAGAGATCTGTAAGAAGGAAGATTGCTACGTCCTAGACTACAACTATGATCTGGTGGGCATGTGGAAACAGAAATACATTCAACTCTGCAAAGAAACTTGCACCCTCAAGGCCAGGCTCAAAGACGTCACTGACTCAAAGGTTGCGCTGCAAGAGAGGATCTTCACCATTGACGGCCTTCGCCATGGCAGGTGTGGCGGTCAAACTTCCAATCGCTGA